In Oreochromis niloticus isolate F11D_XX linkage group LG5, O_niloticus_UMD_NMBU, whole genome shotgun sequence, a single window of DNA contains:
- the gli1 gene encoding zinc finger protein GLI1 isoform X1: MPVDMQPHQGLYYYETSPSQPSRGILPSDQSPYSDVSSLRAPLLDGPPQDCHAMYNPMTHGSGPGQGIGPCLDQYMRHPQAPPPHGMMGHRGMPPAEGGNSAPYCNQNNMMSHHNFCQVQHGSDQIGSGDGSRFSTPRSMLKLSKKRALSISPLSDASVDLQTVIRTSPNSLVAFVNSRCNPNGTSSYGHLSVSAMSPSLGYSSNINCQSRQQGSVYGGGTPLGGHTPGPCQASRLPPHNPRLHAPPKHGHLKTEPGLGGAIDGMNVKSLEERSEGDVASPSSTGTQDPLLGLLDGRDDLDKEDGKPEPEAIYETNCRWESCNKEFDTQDQLVHHINNEHIHGEKKEFVCHWQECSREQRPFKAQYMLVVHMRRHTGEKPHKCTFEGCNKAYSRLENLKTHLRSHTGEKPYVCEHEGCNKAFSNASDRAKHQNRTHSNEKPYVCKIPGCTKRYTDPSSLRKHVKTVHGPEAHITKKHRGDTGPRPPGSVMNPGGPNSELLLEKEETRREDCKLLAPETSLKSQPSPGGQSSCSSERSPLGSTNNNDSGVEMNPNAAGSLEDLTALEDGVAGGGGGGGEPGTMGMSAQALKRLENLKIDKLKQIRRPTPPGRGGSNKLPAIPGTWCHKTSPGESMGMCAPSPLLSNRRVMELSNHELGGGTVACSTNDRRGSGTSSLSSAYTVSRRSSMVSPYLSSRRSSDGSQMGAPVGGGCHLLGAEQAGGDPLSPETNRRGAPCPGGGLPGLPNLTPAQQYSLKAKYAAATGGPPPTPLPNMEQPGTPGRRGGVLSEYHGQPLPPFLQQGGPRRHSANTEYSTGVIYPHQAPGNNNRRASDPVRAAADPQALPKRFNSLNNVAMMGRRNALQHRGSDTSLARHMYSPRPPSITENVMMEAIGMEPHHADNRDRSMMLPPGERNFMGYQQHNHTLGGVDGGPISTQLSPSHDALSCPERGYMQRQYPSQGGDITASAGVNPMAQARPVHSEGMSNALLQQAEYSMSNCQLSPSGPHYPSVGQGGDTGGPWNDNHSQVQTSSHPLQNQQAMQYSETSLHPQQTQAHFNNQTGLYNSSDGTHKLIIKPEQQFHPGMGAGDACQSAKLHQQRMLLQQTQGYPQQTGQVMMRNSNNPRCDFQGPNQNPFPSGEGLSLGCAGSALADGQRSETPMMQVKEMMVRNYVQSQQALMWEQQQEQQQSGLKPSPLSDNMDLSSQAAMMQHSPQHQNQNLYSNQTYPYPNQNLVMSPQAHSRVPSSVTPKDQQMAGLQGSCYNQEMVVPRPPQGRKPLSRQSSLSQVGGGYLGSPPHLSPVHSTSSPRRGVRLPPVQHPQHPQNEMFSPSNNNNNVYYSGQINIGMEKNMDAQNGPCLNQQHSMGSSLDPVGGTKSTPLANYPESGPISNALENLDLDNARIDFTSIIDDADSSSFSDVNNPIQGQPGSSSQASSRLTTPQTSVSLAAGSGLSNMAVGDMTSMLSSLAGENKYLNTLS; encoded by the exons ATGCCAGTGGACATGCAGCCACACCAGGGGCTGTATTACTACGAGACCTCACCCAGCCAGCCCTCCAGAGG CATACTCCCATCAGATCAGTCTCCCTACAGTGATGTGTCTTCGCTTCGTGCTCCGCTCCTCGACGGCCCGCCCCAGGACTGCCACGCTATGTATAATCCCATGACTCATGGATCAGGACCAGGGCAGGGAATTGGCCCCTGCTTGGATCAATATATGAGGCACCCTCAAGCCCCACCACCCCACGGTATGATGGGCCACAGGGGCATGCCGCCCGCAGAAG GTGGTAACAGTGCCCCCTACTGTAACCAGAACAACATGATGTCTCATCACAATTTCTGCCAAGTTCAACATGGCTCTGATCAGATTGGATCAGGTGATG GCTCGAGGTTCTCCACACCTCGTTCCATGCTTAAGCTAAGCAAAAAGAGAGCTCTGTCCATCTCTCCTCTGTCTGATGCCAGCGTGGACCTGCAGACAGTAATCCGGACCTCACCGAATTCCTTAGTGGCCTTTGTCAACTCTCGCTGCAACCCCAACGGCACTAGCTCCTATGGTCATCTCTCTGTGAGCGCTATGAG TCCATCGCTCGGTTATTCCAGCAATATAAATTGCCAGTCCAGACAACAAGGGTCCGTGTATGGAGGAGGAACACCTCTGGGAGGACACACACCAGGCCCCTGCCAAGCTTCACGTTTACCTCCCCACAATCCTCGGCTCCATGCTCCGCCCAAACACGGACAC CTGAAGACAGAGCCAGGTCTTGGAGGTGCGATTGATGGCATGAATGTGAAGAGCCTGGAGGAGAGGTCAGAGGGAGATGTAGCTAGCCCTTCTTCCACTGGCACTCAG GACCCTCTTCTGGGCCTTCTGGATGGCCGAGATGATTTGGACAAAGAGGACGGGAAGCCTGAACCAGAGGCCATCTATGAGACCAACTGTCGCTGGGAGAGCTGCAACAAGGAATTTGACACACAAGACCAGCTAGTTCAT CACATCAACAACGAGCACATCCACGGCGAGAAGAAGGAGTTTGTGTGTCACTGGCAGGAGTGCTCTCGAGAACAGAGGCCTTTCAAAGCCCAGTACATGCTGGTGGTTCACATGCGCAGACACACAGGAGAGAAGCCACACAAGTGCACT TTTGAAGGCTGTAATAAGGCCTACTCTCGCCTGGAGAATTTGAAGACCCACTTGCGCTCTCACACTGGGGAGAAACCATATGTGTGTGAACATGAAGGCTGCAACAAAGCCTTCTCCAATGCTTCAGACCGAGCTAAACACCAGAACCGAACTCATTCCAATGAG AAACCTTATGTGTGTAAAATCCCTGGTTGTACCAAGCGATACACAGATCCAAGCTCTCTGCGTAAACATGTAAAGACCGTGCACGGCCCTGAGGCCCACATCACCAAGAAACATCGTGGAGACACTGGCCCTCGTCCCCCCGGTTCAGTTATGAACCCTGGAGGTCCCAACTCTGAACTGCTGCTGGAGAAAGAAGAGACACGCAGAGAAGACTGCAAACTATTGGCTCCTGAGACTTCTCTG AAATCCCAACCAAGCCCTGGTGGTCAGTCTTCCTGCAGTAGCGAACGTTCTCCACTGGGGagcaccaacaacaacgacaGCGGCGTAGAAATGAACCCCAATGCAGCCGGTAGTCTGGAGGACCTCACAGCATTGGAAGATGGAGTtgcaggtggaggaggaggtggaggggaGCCGGGAACAATGGGAATGTCAGCGCAGGCTCTGAAGAGGCTGGAGAACCTAAAGATTGACAAGCTGAAGCAAATCCGCAGGCCAACCCCTCCTGGGCGCGGAGGCAGCAACAAGCTTCCTGCAATACCTGGTACATGGTGTCATAAAACAA gtccagGGGAGAGTATGGGAATGTGTGCACCTTCTCCACTTCTCTCAAATCGACGTGTTATGGAGCTGTCCAATCACGAGCTTGGAGGGGGAACAGTTGCCTGCTCTACTAATGACAGGAGAGGAAGTGGCACCAGCAGTCTAAGCTCAGCCTACACCGTGAGCCGTCGTTCCTCCATGGTGTCTCCTTACCTGTCCAGCCGACGCTCCAGTGATGGCTCGCAAATGGGAGCACCGGTTGGGGGAGGATGTCACCTTCTGGGTGCAGAACAGGCTGGGGGAGACCCTCTCTCTCCTGAGACCAATCGCAGAGGAGCTCCGTGTCCTGGAGGAGGGTTGCCTGGCCTTCCTAATTTAACCCCAGCTCAGCAGTACAGCCTAAAAGCCAAATACGCTGCAGCCACTGGTGGACCACCACCTACTCCTTTACCTAATATGGAGCAGCCAGGTACTCCTGGCAGAAGAGGAGGTGTTTTGAGCGAGTACCATGGTCAGCCTTTGCCTCCTTTCCTTCAGCAAGGTGGTCCTCGTAGGCATAGCGCCAACACAGAGTATAGCACCGGTGTTATCTACCCTCACCAAGCTCCAGGTAATAACAACAGGCGAGCCAGTGACCCAGTTCGTGCCGCTGCTGACCCTCAAGCTCTTCCCAAGCGCTTCAATAGCCTTAATAATGTAGCCATGATGGGCCGAAGGAATGCACTGCAACACCGTGGCTCTGACACCAGCCTTGCCCGCCATATGTATTCCCCCCGGCCTCCGAGCATTACGGAGAATGTAATGATGGAAGCTATAGGTATGGAGCCCCACCACGCTGACAACAGGGATCGCTCCATGATGTTGCCACCTGGAGAGAGAAACTTCATGGGATATCAGCAACACAATCACACCCTTGGAGGAGTAGATGGAGGTCCCATTTCAACTCAGCTGTCCCCGAGCCATGATGCCTTGAGCTGCCCTGAGAGGGGTTACATGCAGCGGCAGTACCCGAGCCAGGGAGGGGACATCACTGCCAGCGCTGGTGTAAATCCAATGGCACAGGCAAGACCTGTTCATTCAGAGGGCATGTCAAATGCACTTCTGCAACAAGCTGAGTACAGTATGAGCAACTGCCAGCTCAGTCCCTCTGGTCCCCATTACCCTAGTGTAGGCCAAGGTGGTGACACTGGAGGTCCTTGGAACGACAACCATAGCCAGGTCCAAACATCCAGCCATCCTCTTCAGAACCAGCAAGCTATGCAGTATTCAGAAACTAGCTTGCACCCACAACAAACCCAGGCTCACTTCAACAATCAAACAGGCCTCTACAACAGTTCAGATGGAACCCACAAACTCATAATCAAGCCTGAGCAGCAGTTCCACCCTGGGATGGGAGCTGGAGATGCCTGTCAGAGCGCTAAGCTCCATCAGCAACGCATGCTTCTGCAGCAAACACAGGGTTACCCACAACAAACAGGGCAGGTAATGATGAGGAACTCTAACAACCCCAGGTGTGACTTTCAAGGGCCAAACCAAAACCCTTTTCCTAGTGGAGAGGGATTAAGTCTGGGCTGTGCTGGCTCTGCACTGGCTGACGGTCAGAGGTCAGAAACCCCAATGATGCAGGTAAAGGAGATGATGGTGAGGAATTATGTGCAGTCCCAGCAAGCACTCATGTGGGAACAGCAgcaagagcagcagcagagtggATTAAAACCTTCTCCTCTCTCTGACAATATGGATCTGAGCAGTCAGGCAGCGATGATGCAACACAGTCCACAGCACCAAAACCAGAACCTTTATTCCAACCAGACCTATCCTTACCCCAACCAGAACCTGGTCATGAGTCCTCAGGCCCACAGCCGTGTGCCAAGCTCAGTAACACCTAAAGACCAGCAGATGGCAGGTCTCCAAGGTTCATGTTATAACCAGGAAATGGTGGTCCCCAGACCTCCTCAGGGGCGAAAACCTCTCAGCCGCCAGAGTAGTCTGTCACAGGTGGGAGGAGGCTACCTTGGCAGCCCACCACATCTGAGCCCTGTTCACTCCACTTCCAGTCCCAGGCGAGGCGTTCGACTTCCTCCTGTCCAGCATCCGCAGCATCCCCAGAATGAAATGTTCTCTCcttccaacaacaacaacaacgtaTACTACTCGGGTCAGATAAACATCGGTATGGAGAAAAACATGGACGCTCAAAACGGGCCTTGCCTTAACCAGCAGCATAGTATGGGGTCCAGTCTGGACCCAGTAGGTGGCACAAAGTCCACCCCTTTGGCTAACTATCCTGAGTCTGGCCCCATTTCAAACGCCCTAGAAAACTTGGACTTGGACAATGCTCGCATAGACTTCACTTCCATTATCGACGATGCTGACTCTTCGTCGTTCAGCGACGTCAACAATCCCATCCAAGGTCAACCGGGATCTTCCTCCCAGGCCTCATCCCGCCTCACCACACCCCAGACTTCTGTCAGCTTGGCTGCTGGGTCTGGCCTGTCTAACATGGCTGTGGGCGACATGACATCCATGCTATCCTCACTAGCTGGGGAGAATAAGTACCTGAATACACTGTCTTAG
- the gli1 gene encoding zinc finger protein GLI1 isoform X2 — translation MPVDMQPHQGLYYYETSPSQPSRGILPSDQSPYSDVSSLRAPLLDGPPQDCHAMYNPMTHGSGPGQGIGPCLDQYMRHPQAPPPHGMMGHRGMPPAEGGNSAPYCNQNNMMSHHNFCQVQHGSDQIGSGDGSRFSTPRSMLKLSKKRALSISPLSDASVDLQTVIRTSPNSLVAFVNSRCNPNGTSSYGHLSVSAMSPSLGYSSNINCQSRQQGSVYGGGTPLGGHTPGPCQASRLPPHNPRLHAPPKHGHLKTEPGLGGAIDGMNVKSLEERSEGDVASPSSTGTQDPLLGLLDGRDDLDKEDGKPEPEAIYETNCRWESCNKEFDTQDQLVHHINNEHIHGEKKEFVCHWQECSREQRPFKAQYMLVVHMRRHTGEKPHKCTFEGCNKAYSRLENLKTHLRSHTGEKPYVCEHEGCNKAFSNASDRAKHQNRTHSNEKPYVCKIPGCTKRYTDPSSLRKHVKTVHGPEAHITKKHRGDTGPRPPGSVMNPGGPNSELLLEKEETRREDCKLLAPETSLKSQPSPGGQSSCSSERSPLGSTNNNDSGVEMNPNAAGSLEDLTALEDGVAGGGGGGGEPGTMGMSAQALKRLENLKIDKLKQIRRPTPPGRGGSNKLPAIPGPGESMGMCAPSPLLSNRRVMELSNHELGGGTVACSTNDRRGSGTSSLSSAYTVSRRSSMVSPYLSSRRSSDGSQMGAPVGGGCHLLGAEQAGGDPLSPETNRRGAPCPGGGLPGLPNLTPAQQYSLKAKYAAATGGPPPTPLPNMEQPGTPGRRGGVLSEYHGQPLPPFLQQGGPRRHSANTEYSTGVIYPHQAPGNNNRRASDPVRAAADPQALPKRFNSLNNVAMMGRRNALQHRGSDTSLARHMYSPRPPSITENVMMEAIGMEPHHADNRDRSMMLPPGERNFMGYQQHNHTLGGVDGGPISTQLSPSHDALSCPERGYMQRQYPSQGGDITASAGVNPMAQARPVHSEGMSNALLQQAEYSMSNCQLSPSGPHYPSVGQGGDTGGPWNDNHSQVQTSSHPLQNQQAMQYSETSLHPQQTQAHFNNQTGLYNSSDGTHKLIIKPEQQFHPGMGAGDACQSAKLHQQRMLLQQTQGYPQQTGQVMMRNSNNPRCDFQGPNQNPFPSGEGLSLGCAGSALADGQRSETPMMQVKEMMVRNYVQSQQALMWEQQQEQQQSGLKPSPLSDNMDLSSQAAMMQHSPQHQNQNLYSNQTYPYPNQNLVMSPQAHSRVPSSVTPKDQQMAGLQGSCYNQEMVVPRPPQGRKPLSRQSSLSQVGGGYLGSPPHLSPVHSTSSPRRGVRLPPVQHPQHPQNEMFSPSNNNNNVYYSGQINIGMEKNMDAQNGPCLNQQHSMGSSLDPVGGTKSTPLANYPESGPISNALENLDLDNARIDFTSIIDDADSSSFSDVNNPIQGQPGSSSQASSRLTTPQTSVSLAAGSGLSNMAVGDMTSMLSSLAGENKYLNTLS, via the exons ATGCCAGTGGACATGCAGCCACACCAGGGGCTGTATTACTACGAGACCTCACCCAGCCAGCCCTCCAGAGG CATACTCCCATCAGATCAGTCTCCCTACAGTGATGTGTCTTCGCTTCGTGCTCCGCTCCTCGACGGCCCGCCCCAGGACTGCCACGCTATGTATAATCCCATGACTCATGGATCAGGACCAGGGCAGGGAATTGGCCCCTGCTTGGATCAATATATGAGGCACCCTCAAGCCCCACCACCCCACGGTATGATGGGCCACAGGGGCATGCCGCCCGCAGAAG GTGGTAACAGTGCCCCCTACTGTAACCAGAACAACATGATGTCTCATCACAATTTCTGCCAAGTTCAACATGGCTCTGATCAGATTGGATCAGGTGATG GCTCGAGGTTCTCCACACCTCGTTCCATGCTTAAGCTAAGCAAAAAGAGAGCTCTGTCCATCTCTCCTCTGTCTGATGCCAGCGTGGACCTGCAGACAGTAATCCGGACCTCACCGAATTCCTTAGTGGCCTTTGTCAACTCTCGCTGCAACCCCAACGGCACTAGCTCCTATGGTCATCTCTCTGTGAGCGCTATGAG TCCATCGCTCGGTTATTCCAGCAATATAAATTGCCAGTCCAGACAACAAGGGTCCGTGTATGGAGGAGGAACACCTCTGGGAGGACACACACCAGGCCCCTGCCAAGCTTCACGTTTACCTCCCCACAATCCTCGGCTCCATGCTCCGCCCAAACACGGACAC CTGAAGACAGAGCCAGGTCTTGGAGGTGCGATTGATGGCATGAATGTGAAGAGCCTGGAGGAGAGGTCAGAGGGAGATGTAGCTAGCCCTTCTTCCACTGGCACTCAG GACCCTCTTCTGGGCCTTCTGGATGGCCGAGATGATTTGGACAAAGAGGACGGGAAGCCTGAACCAGAGGCCATCTATGAGACCAACTGTCGCTGGGAGAGCTGCAACAAGGAATTTGACACACAAGACCAGCTAGTTCAT CACATCAACAACGAGCACATCCACGGCGAGAAGAAGGAGTTTGTGTGTCACTGGCAGGAGTGCTCTCGAGAACAGAGGCCTTTCAAAGCCCAGTACATGCTGGTGGTTCACATGCGCAGACACACAGGAGAGAAGCCACACAAGTGCACT TTTGAAGGCTGTAATAAGGCCTACTCTCGCCTGGAGAATTTGAAGACCCACTTGCGCTCTCACACTGGGGAGAAACCATATGTGTGTGAACATGAAGGCTGCAACAAAGCCTTCTCCAATGCTTCAGACCGAGCTAAACACCAGAACCGAACTCATTCCAATGAG AAACCTTATGTGTGTAAAATCCCTGGTTGTACCAAGCGATACACAGATCCAAGCTCTCTGCGTAAACATGTAAAGACCGTGCACGGCCCTGAGGCCCACATCACCAAGAAACATCGTGGAGACACTGGCCCTCGTCCCCCCGGTTCAGTTATGAACCCTGGAGGTCCCAACTCTGAACTGCTGCTGGAGAAAGAAGAGACACGCAGAGAAGACTGCAAACTATTGGCTCCTGAGACTTCTCTG AAATCCCAACCAAGCCCTGGTGGTCAGTCTTCCTGCAGTAGCGAACGTTCTCCACTGGGGagcaccaacaacaacgacaGCGGCGTAGAAATGAACCCCAATGCAGCCGGTAGTCTGGAGGACCTCACAGCATTGGAAGATGGAGTtgcaggtggaggaggaggtggaggggaGCCGGGAACAATGGGAATGTCAGCGCAGGCTCTGAAGAGGCTGGAGAACCTAAAGATTGACAAGCTGAAGCAAATCCGCAGGCCAACCCCTCCTGGGCGCGGAGGCAGCAACAAGCTTCCTGCAATACCTG gtccagGGGAGAGTATGGGAATGTGTGCACCTTCTCCACTTCTCTCAAATCGACGTGTTATGGAGCTGTCCAATCACGAGCTTGGAGGGGGAACAGTTGCCTGCTCTACTAATGACAGGAGAGGAAGTGGCACCAGCAGTCTAAGCTCAGCCTACACCGTGAGCCGTCGTTCCTCCATGGTGTCTCCTTACCTGTCCAGCCGACGCTCCAGTGATGGCTCGCAAATGGGAGCACCGGTTGGGGGAGGATGTCACCTTCTGGGTGCAGAACAGGCTGGGGGAGACCCTCTCTCTCCTGAGACCAATCGCAGAGGAGCTCCGTGTCCTGGAGGAGGGTTGCCTGGCCTTCCTAATTTAACCCCAGCTCAGCAGTACAGCCTAAAAGCCAAATACGCTGCAGCCACTGGTGGACCACCACCTACTCCTTTACCTAATATGGAGCAGCCAGGTACTCCTGGCAGAAGAGGAGGTGTTTTGAGCGAGTACCATGGTCAGCCTTTGCCTCCTTTCCTTCAGCAAGGTGGTCCTCGTAGGCATAGCGCCAACACAGAGTATAGCACCGGTGTTATCTACCCTCACCAAGCTCCAGGTAATAACAACAGGCGAGCCAGTGACCCAGTTCGTGCCGCTGCTGACCCTCAAGCTCTTCCCAAGCGCTTCAATAGCCTTAATAATGTAGCCATGATGGGCCGAAGGAATGCACTGCAACACCGTGGCTCTGACACCAGCCTTGCCCGCCATATGTATTCCCCCCGGCCTCCGAGCATTACGGAGAATGTAATGATGGAAGCTATAGGTATGGAGCCCCACCACGCTGACAACAGGGATCGCTCCATGATGTTGCCACCTGGAGAGAGAAACTTCATGGGATATCAGCAACACAATCACACCCTTGGAGGAGTAGATGGAGGTCCCATTTCAACTCAGCTGTCCCCGAGCCATGATGCCTTGAGCTGCCCTGAGAGGGGTTACATGCAGCGGCAGTACCCGAGCCAGGGAGGGGACATCACTGCCAGCGCTGGTGTAAATCCAATGGCACAGGCAAGACCTGTTCATTCAGAGGGCATGTCAAATGCACTTCTGCAACAAGCTGAGTACAGTATGAGCAACTGCCAGCTCAGTCCCTCTGGTCCCCATTACCCTAGTGTAGGCCAAGGTGGTGACACTGGAGGTCCTTGGAACGACAACCATAGCCAGGTCCAAACATCCAGCCATCCTCTTCAGAACCAGCAAGCTATGCAGTATTCAGAAACTAGCTTGCACCCACAACAAACCCAGGCTCACTTCAACAATCAAACAGGCCTCTACAACAGTTCAGATGGAACCCACAAACTCATAATCAAGCCTGAGCAGCAGTTCCACCCTGGGATGGGAGCTGGAGATGCCTGTCAGAGCGCTAAGCTCCATCAGCAACGCATGCTTCTGCAGCAAACACAGGGTTACCCACAACAAACAGGGCAGGTAATGATGAGGAACTCTAACAACCCCAGGTGTGACTTTCAAGGGCCAAACCAAAACCCTTTTCCTAGTGGAGAGGGATTAAGTCTGGGCTGTGCTGGCTCTGCACTGGCTGACGGTCAGAGGTCAGAAACCCCAATGATGCAGGTAAAGGAGATGATGGTGAGGAATTATGTGCAGTCCCAGCAAGCACTCATGTGGGAACAGCAgcaagagcagcagcagagtggATTAAAACCTTCTCCTCTCTCTGACAATATGGATCTGAGCAGTCAGGCAGCGATGATGCAACACAGTCCACAGCACCAAAACCAGAACCTTTATTCCAACCAGACCTATCCTTACCCCAACCAGAACCTGGTCATGAGTCCTCAGGCCCACAGCCGTGTGCCAAGCTCAGTAACACCTAAAGACCAGCAGATGGCAGGTCTCCAAGGTTCATGTTATAACCAGGAAATGGTGGTCCCCAGACCTCCTCAGGGGCGAAAACCTCTCAGCCGCCAGAGTAGTCTGTCACAGGTGGGAGGAGGCTACCTTGGCAGCCCACCACATCTGAGCCCTGTTCACTCCACTTCCAGTCCCAGGCGAGGCGTTCGACTTCCTCCTGTCCAGCATCCGCAGCATCCCCAGAATGAAATGTTCTCTCcttccaacaacaacaacaacgtaTACTACTCGGGTCAGATAAACATCGGTATGGAGAAAAACATGGACGCTCAAAACGGGCCTTGCCTTAACCAGCAGCATAGTATGGGGTCCAGTCTGGACCCAGTAGGTGGCACAAAGTCCACCCCTTTGGCTAACTATCCTGAGTCTGGCCCCATTTCAAACGCCCTAGAAAACTTGGACTTGGACAATGCTCGCATAGACTTCACTTCCATTATCGACGATGCTGACTCTTCGTCGTTCAGCGACGTCAACAATCCCATCCAAGGTCAACCGGGATCTTCCTCCCAGGCCTCATCCCGCCTCACCACACCCCAGACTTCTGTCAGCTTGGCTGCTGGGTCTGGCCTGTCTAACATGGCTGTGGGCGACATGACATCCATGCTATCCTCACTAGCTGGGGAGAATAAGTACCTGAATACACTGTCTTAG